Below is a genomic region from Asterias amurensis chromosome 4, ASM3211899v1.
ttatactatcaacctctccccattactcgttagcaagtgaggttctatgccaaaaattattttgtgtattacGAATAGCGCCCACTGCGTTTAAGTTATCAATCGTGGTCTTCGTTACCGCACTACTGTGCTATATTTATCCAATCTTATGTTTCACGCAGTCAGCCATGGGGTTTAGTGCATCCATCCGCGTTCGTGCACCACACAATATTTCCCCAGGACTCTGCAAACTCTGGTTTATAGTTTTATCGGTTATTGGACGTCATGTTGGAACTGTTGGATGATATAATGTCATGGCTCATAGCAGCCAATCGGCACCGCAGAAGACGGCATTTCCTGACTTGTTACGATATCATAATCCAAGGTCTTGCACTATGTGCGATGGCTCGTTACTGATGATCAAAATAATATTCTGTTGACGTTATACCGCCGCGGTATTGTGTTacttttgcttatatattttttttgtttagtattGATAACCAACTGCGGATAACCGCCACTTACAGGTATCCttacaaaaaaattgataaaaatatgtacatgtacagttatTTCGACGGTGGGTTGTACCTCAGAAATggattgtttacattttgtggaccaatatttattctaatataaaaataaataattttaaattgaaatatgaaagttaataatttaaaataaattaatgaaaaataaaccaAAGTAACAAAACACTAACATTTGTaggcatgacgtcacaagaaaCGCACAATGTGCATTATTCGCCCCACGTACCAAAAGCCAAAAGTCAACCAATTTGTAAATGCCTGCAGTATTTCTTgaattcaaaggcagtggacacttaattggtaattactcaaaattattattagcataaaacctttcttggtgacgagtaattggggagaggttgatggtataaaacattgtgagaaacggctccctctgaagtgccatagtttttgagaaagaagttattttccacgaatttgatttagagacatatatttagaacttgaggtctcgaaatcaaccatctataaacgcacacaacttcgtgtgacaagagtgttttttctttcattattatctcgcaacttcgatgaccgattaagctcaaattttcacaggttagttattttatgcatgagttgagatacagcaactgtgaaggctagtctttgcaattaccaatagtgtccactgccttacaCATGTAccaacaaaatgcaacattcCTCCACATGCCAAAAGCATCAAGTCTAAAATCAACTAATTGTCATGCATAAATGCCTGCAGTATTTCTTGAATTCAACATATACATCGTATATGCGTTGTAAGCGATAGTGCGGTCTTGAAAGGAATTATCATATTtctgtaataataaaaaacgcCAAGTCAGCATCTAAAATCTGATTAGTATTCATAAACTGAATCAGCAACATCTGGCAGATTGTCCCCAAATTCCTGTTTTaaaattttttgtcaaacagcCGCTTTTAAAAATATTCCTCACTTTGATATTCCCCTGGAATACTACATATTGGAAAACATCAGACTCTTTACAATTATGTAAAGCTTTAGGTAAACAGCACACAAGCAAATAAAATCAGATTCAGAATTCCTTTCATATTTTTGCAAAGCTCAGAACCCAAGGCGCCAAGGTAATTTGTATTTATATAAAGCTCTATTCTGCAAATTCACTGCCTCGGATTTGTGAAAGTAATATTGTGAATTATGCATTACAATCATGACTGAAAtagaaaaaagagagaaaaagatTAGGGGCATATCATTTGTGTCCCCTCCCGTGTCCCAGGGACTGGACTTAATGCCTAATCGCCCACTCACATTTTAAgaactttgtttttgtcaaacgAGTGTTTTAAAAAGATTATATTCTCCCTGGTGTACATGCAATTACGAAGACCACCAACCACTGTTTTATTTTCAGTCATGCAACGGTCGTCGTCTGTGACATTTACGACACGGGTGTACAGACGTCACGCACGCAGTGATATTGTCCGCCAATAAAAGACCGCGGCGTTCGCGACAACCcttcgtaaaaataaaaaaactggcAACCGGTGTGCGAGCCACTCGAACAGGTTTGCGCTGCACTATAAAAACTATCCACACACGAATCGCCAGTTCACTACTCTTGTTCGTTCGTCAGTAGCGCCATGGATACCATATCGGAAGGGTCTCCGATCTGTAATATTAGTCTCAACATGAGTGAGTCGGATGCCGTGCAGCACGAGTACGGCTCCACGGAGCGGATACTCGTCACCATAGTCATGCCGTGTATTCTAACGTTTGGCCTGGCCGGAAACGTGGGGTTCCTCTTCGTCTTGTGGCGTGTAACGTGGATGCGAACCACGCTGAACTTCTATCTCACACATCTTGCCATTGCGGACATCCTTTTTCTCTCTATCTCAGTTATGTCCAAAGTCATCGGGTACTGTGTCTCACCTCTTGCTTTAGATAAGTACTTCATGGGTGTTACCGGCTGCATTACCGTCCATCTACTCCTTGATATCTCATACTTTGCGTCTGTGATCTTGATCACTCTGGTGACTTTGGAGAGATACTATGCCACATGTCAACCTCACCTCCACCGGGAGCACAGCACACGACCCCGGGCGATTCGCTTCGTGGCGATAGTATGGCTGTGCTCGTTCGTTCTCGCCTGCACGCTCATCCCGGCTAGTTCTACCTTCTTTACAGTCTGCCTTACGTGGCCGGAACATGTGGAGAAATACGCAAACTATCCGGAGATCATGGGCTTGTGTTTTGGGGCGGCTGACTGGGTCGGCGACTTTGCCGATGCCGTACATTCTGTGCCTTTCGCGATAGCGATGCTTGTCAATATTGTGTTTTTCAGTAGGATCATCGCCGCACTGAACAGCATGGTTGCCCGAGCACAACGCTCCGGATTTAGTGACCGCAGTCAACACATCCGGGATCGGGTAAGTCGGATGCTCGTCATCAACGGGGTTATATTTTTCCTTTGCCTCGCACCTTTCCAAATCACCACACTGTCCTATATATTCATCCCCGAAGCAAAACAGGGGGACTTCGTCTGGACGCAAGTCACCCGGGTGCTCGTGTTCATCAACTCGGCTGTAAACCCTATTGTCTACAACGTCACCAATCCACGCTATCGTAAGGCTTTCGGACAGGCCTTCAGCATCAAGTATGCCGGCCGAGGACATAACCACCTCAAGAACTACCTCACCAATAGGGCCTCCAGTATGGAAATGAACGTTCGTGGCAACACCAACAACACACGGGCTACGTGTAACTCCAACGCGCTCAACTCGTCAACGCAACAGGTGGGGGCAAAACCAACGGTCAGTAGTTTTTGAACCGTCAAAATGGACCACGTGGATGTTGGAACAAAAGTCACTATACAGCTAAAGTATTATGTACAATACATAATTCAGAAGATCGATATCTATTTTGGGATTGCAGTTTAGCGAGACAGTGTACATTGCGGAAAAGGATTTATATTTTGATGAGGGACACAAGAAATCTtctttgaaaatcttaaagtcactATTTATACTATTGGACCACTAATCTTTTCAGCTGCATCGCCCGTGGATGAACTTTTCTTCAGCGGACATATACTCCAGTTTTCGTTTAAAAGGGCTTAGCTGTGCAATGTGGGTTTGATTACTTGAAATCAAAGTTTGGTTCCCCGGAAACCACTCTGTGTGTCGCGGTTTCGTTGAAGGGTGCACACAAACTACAGGTTTTGCAACTTGCAAGAGCATTTTGACTTAAGCGAACAACGTGATGACGGACGAGACAATGGTATTCCTTTATACCCAAACGAAATTGTTGTTCAAAGGGTTTGggcactttttgtaacacaaaacacagtatacatagatttacattaaacttacacagtttgaagataatggggGCAGAAAGCTTTccgtaaaatattacttgctgaggtgttgtaagttttgagaaacgagtaaaacaatgtcagggAAATAAATTGCGTACCAGGAGACGAACGACATTATTTTAGAATAAACGTAATCAGTTCCAATATTTAAACACAAACACTGGTAAAAAcgttgtctcactgagacgtaaaaatattattttcgtgacattgttttactcatttctcaaaaaccacatcacctcagcaagtaatattttaagggaagcgtTCTACCATCAAACCGTGTGTAacgtt
It encodes:
- the LOC139936382 gene encoding pyrokinin-1 receptor-like, translated to MDTISEGSPICNISLNMSESDAVQHEYGSTERILVTIVMPCILTFGLAGNVGFLFVLWRVTWMRTTLNFYLTHLAIADILFLSISVMSKVIGYCVSPLALDKYFMGVTGCITVHLLLDISYFASVILITLVTLERYYATCQPHLHREHSTRPRAIRFVAIVWLCSFVLACTLIPASSTFFTVCLTWPEHVEKYANYPEIMGLCFGAADWVGDFADAVHSVPFAIAMLVNIVFFSRIIAALNSMVARAQRSGFSDRSQHIRDRVSRMLVINGVIFFLCLAPFQITTLSYIFIPEAKQGDFVWTQVTRVLVFINSAVNPIVYNVTNPRYRKAFGQAFSIKYAGRGHNHLKNYLTNRASSMEMNVRGNTNNTRATCNSNALNSSTQQVGAKPTVSSF